The DNA window GCACGCGTTCGCCCGCGCATTTGCCAAAGACGCAGACATTGAGGTAACGACTGTTGGCGTCCAGCTGAAAGTGGCAGACATCGTCCATGTGGATGAGCTCCTTGAAGGCGCAGTCTATGGTGGAGTGCTGATAGAAGTAGTTGACCTCCTCGAGCGCTACGCTGGCCTCCTCCACTTTGGGCTTCTCCCTCAGCTCTCTGTCCTTCTGCGTGTCTGGACTCTCTCGACTCATGGTCTTCTTGATGGCCTTGGCTATGATGTTGGACTTCTTGGGCGAGTTGGTGGGCGTGCCGCTCAGACTGGAGTCGTTGGAGCCGCGTGCCTTGACTGCCAAATGCTTGGCGCTCAGCTCAGCCGTCAGCTGCTCCTCGCTCTCcagccgctgttgctgctgctgctgtcgcataTCGCAGAGATCGTCATACTTCTCCAGATCCTCCAGTATGGCATCGTTGCGTATAATTCCAGGGATAAGCCGCTCAATGCGCAGACTGCAAACTGTCGACTGCAGATTCTTGACCACCTTGGCTATCTGCTGAATGCTGCTCACGGGTTTGCCCTGAATGGCAACCAGTGCGTCGCCGCTCTGCAGATTTGATTTGCAGGCGGGCGTATTGGGCAACACCGACTCAATCTTGACCGCCTGACCGCTGCTCTGCTTGAACACAATGCCAATCTGTTGATTCTTCGCCTTGTGCACAAGCACATCCAGTGTGATGAGCACATGGCGATTATCCCGCTGCTGCGCCTCAATAAACGGCACAGGCGCCAGCGTAATGCTGCAGTAGACTTCGGCGACGCCAGGCCAATGCATCAGACGCGACAGCTCCGCCACACGCACCGTCAGCCGGCCATTGGGTTGAATGTCACAGTCGTTGGCCTCCTCGTCGGCGGTCCAGTGGAAGAAGGGCTTGTAGCGCAGCTTGTAGTTGGGCAGCGTGTGCTTGCGGCGCACAGCCTTGCGGATTTGATTGGAGATGAGATTGGTGATGTTCGACTGCATTTGGCGGCCCTGGTACTTGGACTCGATGACCAAATTCAGCTCCGGATCGCCCAGAAAGCTGAGCGACCAATGCGTATACGGACGTCGCGTAAACTGCAGACGCGCCATGCCCGAAAGCTGTTTAACTATCagaattaaaagcattttcaatAGTTAATcgtaattagttttaattagcttACCCTTCAGCATAATGGAGCCCTTTTTGCCCAGCACCATGTCCGCATCAATGGAGGTGGAAAAGTTGCCTATATAATTAATATCCAGCAGCAAGTCCAGATTCTCAATGCGCTGCTCCGCCTCGTCCAGCTGCACATTGTGCACCGACATTGATTTAATGTCCGGAAACTGATcgcccagctccagctccttgATCTAAATGCAAAGCTAAATGAACTAACTGTGCAGCAAAAAGTGCAGCGACTCTGCTCACCGTTAGCTTGTCCAGCAGCTTGCCTGTGGTGGTTTTGGTAATGAGCTCGTCCAGCTCAATGGAAAGCTTGCGATAGAACCATTTGCGCACACGATTGGAGTTCTTGAATTCGTGAAACAGAAACTGCATGACAAAGTTTAGCGAGGCCAAGGCCGAGGAGTCCTGTGCATGGTTATCCTTGTGCTCGCAGTTGTTGCCCTCAATTTGCGTCTTCAGATGCCGCGCAGTGTGCTTAATGTTCTAACCAAATggaatatataattaaaattatatatttattaatttgttagtcGGCGGCACTTACCTGGGGCAGCGTATACTTGGCATTCATTTGCTTCTGCTCCTCGCTCTCGTCGGGCAGATTGGAGAACTTGATGAATATCAGATACTGCAGCAGTATCATGATAACGCCGCCAATTAACAGAAATATTAGACAAAGCAGCAGGATATTGGATATGGGTATCTCCATGTTCAAGCCACTAGTTCCCAATATTCAATAGGCAAATACTTTTCGTTTCTGCtcgtttcttttgtttattcaGTCTTGTCgattatatacacacatgcatacatacacatacacacacatatatatatgtatatgtagcaAAGTCGCAACAGACATTGTCAGTGGGGGCCGCcagttaaattttgttgttattattttgtttgctagctACTCAAGCCGTCCATTTCCATTTTTCAACGCATGCATTAagctatatacatttttattctaCAGTTGCGACTAGCTTTATAATTAACGTTGGCTACTACTCTCAGTGACACCAGCAACTCTAATAGCTCGCCCAATGCATATGCGATGCGGTCtcataaaatcaataaaatctCACTTGACTTTCCCATTTCCCATTTCCCATTTCCCATTGACTGCGCATGCCCCAAAGTCAGCTGCCTGCCACTTACATAACACTTGCAGCTGTTTTGTGCTACactacactgcaaaaaaacaTGTATGCTACATATGATATAGCAATATAGCTAAACTAATGCAATTGCTTGCAGTGTACGTCCTTCAAGGATCTGCAGGCAACAGCAGGCTGCTCCATTCTATTTGCATCTAagctaaaacaatttattatttattcatttgtgTTTACCCAagtcatttttaattgctttattgaTTAAAGTCAAGAGCATATTGCGCaactttaaattacatttatttttgctttatttctgAGTATGAACATTTATCTTAAAGCTTTATTTTACAATCagtattaatattatacatgttaatattattataacaattatataataatttatttgtgtcaattgaaaactttgcctgcgcaacttttatttaattctcatttgttgttgcagcaaatgttttatatgtatatataccgatttattcttgatcagcaaaaCCAACTGTATATAGAATTCACAATTGTCTCTGGAACTGATCCCAAGCAGTTTGCATTGAGTGTTTCCGTTTTGTCTAATATCTAATATTAGAAATTGCAGCACTGTATTTATCATAaagacttttgttttttaatttgatttgaataaGTGAAGCTGAGCTAAACATTGAAATTTCAGTTGATTGCACAACAGTTCGATCTATCATTTAAgatatgtaaatacaaatgcCAAACATTTATAGTTAgatatattatttgaaaacGTGACTGCTTTACTACTGTCAATGCAATGAACATCTAAAGCCAATGgagcaaatcaatttaattgaatgatCTTGTGTTAAGCTTTGCGTGTTGCACCCAAATCTGTTGTCACAGCCCTTTGGGGGTTGCAACCAAGCCGGCAATTAGTGTTGGCCATATACAGGGTGCCTATGGCTAGTGCATTGCAAAGTTATATAGTTGGCAGTCAAGTgtacacagcagcagcttcacttAAACTAGTATATTccataataattatatatatttaccaTACGTTGATTTAGCGCCGTGGGGGTGGAGATTGCattcatttcttttgtttttttattggtCTAATATATGGCATTACTGCAGTGCtagttgcaaattaaagcCGCTATATAAAGCActatgcatttgcatattgttgaCATTTTGTGCTCAAAAGTTTGCTGAAGATGTTGCACTATCATTTGCTGATGCTCAACTGTCTCTTGCTGGGATTGCCAGCAGCTTGGAGTGGAGTAAGCAATCAAAAAAGCGTTGGCatagcagcaaaatatttaatttctaaattaatttgtaggCCACTGAGGAGCAAATGCGTGCAGCTGGCAAATTAATGCGCGATGTTTGCTTTCCCAAGTTTTCAAAAGTGAGCGAGGACATGGCGAATGCCATTAGCAATGGCAATCTGCTGGACGACAAGGACTCCAAGTGCTACATCAATTGCATTATGGAAATGATGCAGACTGTAAGTCATGTGTTAGCTGCAAggagcataaaaatttatttatttttgcaactgCAGATGAAAAAGGGCAAATTTCAAATGGAGTCGTCACTAAAGCAGGTGGATCTGCTCATGCCGGATGAGTACAAGCCCTCATATCGCGTTGGCATTGCCGAGTGCAAGGATGTGTCCAATGGCATTAAAAACAACTGCGAGGCATCCTATACTATGTTGACATGCCTTAAGCAAAAAATTCCAATCTTTTTGTTTCCCTAAGCACGcagctacatatataaatatttacttaaatgtatttgtttttttttttaataaactataacGGGTagtagtatataaaatatgtaactgTTTATGCACTGATTTGATAGCAATCTACTTGTAGCTATGGATGTTAACATGCTCAACGTGCTGGCTGCATCTACAAGCTGCAATCTGTGCACCGGAAGTGCAACGAAACGCCAAGCGGCAAGCGCTATAAAAACTGCAACGTAGTCGCATCAACAGCAtcaaagttaaagttgaagCATCAAACTAAATAATGAATAGTGGAATAaccaaactgctgctgctgctgctgctcgcctgTAGCAGCGCCTGGCTGAGCCTGGCCAGCGCCGATGATGAGGAGTCAGCCAGCATGACTGTGGACGATGTCATCAAGATGATTGAGTTCATTACGGATCAATGTGAGCCGAAGCCAGAGCGCGGTAGGTGGCCCAAAGCATAGACAGCTGCTCTCTACATTTTTCTCTAACTATATAGAACATCTGGTGGAGCTGATATTGTCCAAGGATGATGCCAAGCATGAGACCAAGTGCCTGCGCAGCTGCATGCTGAAGCAGTTCGAACTAATGGGCGCATCGGACACGCAGTTCAATGAGGAGAAGCTTGCCGAGGCCATGAATATGATGTTTTCTGGACGCGAGGACGACTCCAAGCGCATCATTGGCAAATGCAATCAAGCACCAGCTGGTGTAACCGATGAGTAAGtgcagccaacacacacagcaagtcTCTAACTAATGCGCTTCATTGCAGATGTGAAACTTCGCATAGCATCTCCATGTGCATTATGCGCGAGATGCGCGAGTCCAACTACGAAATTCCTGATATAAAGGAGTAAGTGGCGTTTCACTGGCGTCCACAATGCTTGGCttacattaaattgtttttttttttttttgttttttttgtattaatataattaaatacgaTAGCACGCCTTAAAAATAGAAACTACTTAATAGACCAATGCAATAATTAACtgactaaaaatattttgtttttgatgttgttgttgttgttgtttggggTTCCACGCTTGGCATGCACATTGCTCACCAGCTGAGCTTCACTCGATTGCGCTCCATGTGCTTGGCAATGCACTGATTCAGCTGATGCGCCGCCTCGCAGGGCTTGCTGCTCCGGACGAGGCGATTGCAGCTTTGGGCCAGCGTGCTGCTAAGCGCCACAGCCATCGCATTGTTATCGGTCACCTGGCTGGCCAACTGCTGCACACGCTGCAGATTCAACTTGTTGCCGTCCAtctgcgcagcagcaaatgcattatattcatttaatttattattaaatttgttggctTACCAGGCGTATGCTCTTGAACACGCACTCCATCAGGCACTTCTCCTGCTCCGTAGGTTTGGGCTCGTGTATTAGCGCACGCTGATtcgctggcagctgcagcttgctgaggcagcgctgcttgtggCTGTCGATCATCTGCTGCACCTGCGGCAGATTGCGATTCAGCACCGTCAGAATGGGCTCGCCATGGCGTCCAGTGCCCAGCAGACGCGTCAAGTCCAAGTTCGGCTGCGTTGCCAGCTGTGCCTGGCTGAGGCTTAGCCCGAGCAGCGCCGCCAGCATGAGTAGTCGTGTAAGTTGCAACATCTTGTGGTATGCACAGACTCAAGTGCATGGCTCTTTTATAGTCGAACAACTTTTGGTTATTCGGCACATTTCGCTGACTTGGCTAAAAGAGTTTTCATTatcactcacactcacacatatatAGCAATGCCATTTAATATgaatgcatgcatgtgtttagAATATTGGCATTGCatgtttcaaaaaaaaaaaacaacacaacacaacaagcaacaatttgtctACAGCTACATTTTGCTagtcataatttaatttagcttagtCGCTAAGCCTTAATTTCTAGCTCACTAAATTATTCTTATATACAAACGTAATGCTTGcatcatttataatttaagacGTGTCTTTAAAAATTCTTAGCTCACTATTTAATTCTAATGATGTGCGatgcatatttcaatttctaaCTATAATAAGCCTAACTTAATTGCACAATTAACTTAACTTAGctgcaaaaccaaaaaacaaaacccgTTGTTCGCTTGAATTGATTGCTGCTCCAGTAAGTCAAAATAGacagctaaatataaaacgcGATCTTGAGCTGCCTTCCAGCCCAGCTCATTGCTATGACAGTTAGAGCGCTGagttgttgtttatagtttataaagcgtatttaaatttgatcaAAGTTCCAACTCTCTCACTGAGTTTAAGCGTCAAATCGATTTAATTGCATTCGGAATTAATGTCATATCtattatatatgcacatgTTCCATATAAGATCTGTTGACGTTTGGGCATTCTaggggtttttttttttgttttgttttttgcaagttaagttaattgcataattgcgCGTTTTGAACAATTGACAAAAGAAAATCGCATGATTGACGGGCAGGCGAAATTTTCACACGTCGACCAGTCGAGGGCATCTCCGGCAAATCTCCTCCAGATCGAGTGTCATGTGCTGCTCATATAGTGCACTCAAAGTCCCATGCATATTGCAATATGTAATTGCTAGCGATTAATTGCTGGCTGGAgacgttgccgctgccgctgccgctgccactgccgttTGCAATCTGTCAAATCAATGACAGAAATCTCCATTGGAGCTTGGCTATAAAACAGTGCGGACGCCAGCACCGAGCATCCAGAGACAACTTAAACTCAGTCCAACAAACATGTCGCGCACTATTTGCCtatcgatgctgctgctgctgctggtggccgCCGTTGCCATACAGGCCAAGCCCCACGAGGAGTTAACCAAGGAGCATGTTCATGAGGTGGCGGAAGAGTGCAAGGCCGAGTCGGGCGCCTCAGAGGGTAAGTCCGCCGTTCGGCAGTTGTAGTTTGTGACTAATGATTAATGCCTCGATAGACGATGTGGAGCATCTGATGAAGCATGAGCCTGCCGCAACGCACGAGGGCAAGTGCCTGCTCGCCTGTGTAATGAAGAAATTCGAAATTGTGAGTGGCTGCATAGATATTAAGAATCACTCATTATCACTTACACtaacttgttgtttttgcagttGGATGACGCCGGCAAGCTGAGCAAGGAGCATGCCTTGGAGATGATCAAGAACTTGAGCAAGCACGGTGCTGAGAAGGACGCCGCCGCCGAGGAAATTATTGATCTGTGTGAGGCTAAGGATGTGCCAGAAGATCAGTAAGTAGCTCAACTTAACCTCAACCCGCTGCATAGCaaatatctctctctctctctctctctttcgctatGCCTCTCTCTTTTAGCTGTGATGCGGCTGCAGTGTATGAGGACTGCATTGTCGCGCATATGCGTGAACATGGCATTTCCACGGAGGAGTAGTTTCTCTATACACTCTCCACGATCAACCTGCAAGCGCTACATGGCTATATGATCTTCAATTGTCccaatacatatacaaatatataattttttttttaactatacATAGTCTTAAGCATCTGAGCAATAAACAGAGACAACTGCAATTCAAGTTGAAGTTATTATCTATTTGAACCACCATTAAGTGGCTTATGAGATAGTCTAGTCTAGTTTTGATCAAGATATTAACAGATACTCCCAAATAATAACTACACTTTGATCTCCTTACAAAGTCTATTTAAATATCcgtgtgcatatatatatgtatatatatgtatgtagacaTATATTTAGATATATATTGATGTAAATGTATTGCAATCTGACATGATGCAGAATTGCTTTgcctgtgtttttttttttttttgttaatgtgtgtgtgtgtgtatttgtttatgtggCTTAAACGCTAAAAATCATTACagtacatttttattgttttgttgttgttgctgttgcttagtTATTTTATGTTTGATACTTTCATTTCGATAGTCGCCGCTTTTGAAGCACTATGGTGGTTGGCAGGCTTTTCCTCTTGAAATGTGCGACTATGATTTagataattataaaaaaaaatattctttaaacTTATGTTATTACAAGTTGCCAGCTACACACACCAGATGACGGCCACTAAGCCAAGCACAGAGTTGTGCCGAATTGTTTaggaatatataaaattattatatgtaggtatgtatatataagcaaatatatagaGCAAGGAAACTAACTAAATGAATGTAAATGAAACTGGCTACACAATTCTAATTCTTACAGCTAGAGATGATGTTAGGGTCAGGTAAATAAGAAGAAATGGCTTTGCTGCCACAAGAggaaaaataatgaataaatgGGAGCATGAAATTATGTTAAggagcataaaatataagcaggactgattgactgactgactgtcttAAGATTAcgttttgtgtatatataaagacgtatatgtatgtatatgtgtaatTGATTAATTTCTTTGCTTATAGGCAGGCTGGCAGTAATCAGTATGTATCTATTTGCGGCTCCAAGTTTTGTCATCCgtggggcagcagcaacgccatTAATTAGAGGAAGTAATCGGCCTGCGGCTTCTTGGAAGGAATACCGCGGCTCTCCTGTGGGGCGGCTTCAAAGATGACAAAGTCGCGATGCAGGTACTCGTTCAGTTCCAAAATGGCCGCCACATTGCCGCAACTGCAATAGAATAGTACAATAGATAAGGATTAGATAAACTGTATGATTATTTAAAGCCATGCATGTGCTTTTACCGATAGCAATAGTTGGGCGCTGACCAGACAGTCAGCACTGTCTCATTAAAGTGCCATTTGAAACCTTCCATCACCAGTTGATGGGCACGGCATATCATGTCGATGTCATTGGTGCGATTAAACTGCGATACCACATCGGAGCCAAACAGATAGCCAGCGCCGCGTGGTGAAACACCCCAGCCGGTTTGGTCTTCGGGATCACTCCAGAGCAGATCGCACATGGGGCCGTCGTGTGGCACTTCCTGCTTGCGATCAATGCTGCGTATCTGATCCAAATACTGTATTGAGGGCGAGAGGCCGCCGTGTACGCAAAATATCTTGCCATCGATTATGGCCGATAGGCTGAGGTAGTCAAAGATTTCGGTGCAGTAGCGCCAGACGGCCGTTGAGCCATACTTGCGAAGGCACTCATCATAGAAGCCATAGACCTGGGTTATCTGACGAGATTCGTGATTACCGCGTATCAGTGTGATGCGATCCGGATAGCGCACTttaagcgccagcagcagcaggaatgTTTCGACGCTGTAGTAGCCGCGATCTACAAAATCGCCCATGAACAGATAGTTCTTCTCGGGCACATCGCCGCCCACCTTGAAAAGCTCCTTGAGGTCATAGAACTGACCGTGTATATCACCGCAGACGGTTACGGGCGAGTCCACGCGCTGTACATTGCCCTCCTCTACTAGAATTTCACGAGCCTTTGCGCACAGAGACTTTACCTCATTCTCCGGGATGATTTCGCAGCGTTTTAGCTGCTCAATTTGTCGATCCAAGTCGCTGTAGTCCGACATCATGAACAACACTGTTCCACACCGTTGGACCGCCAAGGAGGAAAGCTGCGTTGCTGCGGCGTTTTCGTCGTCGTAGCTTGCTCACTTAAACGTCCTCTGTGTAGGTGGTCCAACTTAAGCAACAGCGCGGCAGCGTCGAAAAGCTgtgaaaatgcaaacaaaatgcacagAACACAGATTGCATTGGAATTGATTAATATTGGTTAGAATAAAACGTTTACAActtgtttgtgtattttgcaTCATCTGCCTGCAAGCGAAAGCGTCTGTGTATTTGTGAATCTGCAaatgtgcttgtgtgtgtgtttgtgtgtggcttgCTAATGGATTTTTGCCGCGCGCGCGTCACTTTTGCCAATTAATATCTGCACGCctttcacttttgtttatataaaatctgTTTACGCATTATTATACACTACTTACTCACCTAAAGTAGAAGCAGAATTCCCAAgaacttatattttataaaaaaaaacacttgcaCACCACACGATAAAAAattttactgttgttgttgtggcagtgTTAAACAACTGCTAGCAACCCCAATGCTACGCTGTTAAGTATcagtgcaaaaatttaaaggtATCGATGCTAAGCGATATCATGCTAATAATTTTTCACAAATgcctaaatataaatacataaacataatttctaacaacaacagcgcttgaattataaataaattgtttctcgcttgacttttattatttttattttaatttttggtttttttcaGTATTCACTCACATGATTACAACAGGAACCGGCAAAATGTACAGAAATGCTAACACTGCTTTTCGattgtaataattttgcttaagcaatCGATATGGCAACGGCGCCAAAACTTTGAAAATTTGGGAGTagtagtttttatatttatttcatataagTACTTTTGCATAGTATGTATGACAAATTGTAGATACTTGACAACTTTGACTAACTTACATTTATGGAAACAATGCAAATGGTTATCATCAGTTTGGTTTGTTTTAATTCATGTGAATTGGAAATTAAGGTTAGCTCTACTCACAATTAATtgtaatgtaattaaatatatatttaatgttcgcaaattgcaattgcagttatTTAGAATTATACATAATATTCTGGGaccaataataaatacataaacaaaatcctataaaatacataattaacaCTGGAAAATCACACACCAGCGACCGTAATGTGGGTCCCTTTTCTGCTGAGAGGATATAATGTATGTCTCATGCTTGATTAGATGGTTATTAATATACGTATATGTACAAACTTGTTTTTAAGTTATatgtaagtaaatttaaataagtatatTGCTTATTAGTAAGCCACGCTGCcttgcaaacaataaaaaaatatgcatatgcaatatataaaggcagatataaaatatatgtgtatataaatataaggtATTAAGTTTGCCTTGGCAAATACATACAGTAAGTTGTTGTTAGTAAGTAGCAGCGCTTTGACCACAGGAGTATTTCGAGTTGcgacatatgtataaaaaaagatCACGTATAAAAAGGTTCCAAAACTAttctctcattttttttttacttttcagGCTGCTTTTTTGGCGACGTTGTCTCATTGTCTACTTCAACAATTGGTGAAAGTTCACGGTCGTTCATTGGTCGATCAGGGATGTCTATTGGTGGCGACTGGTCCTTTGGTGGCGACTGGACTTGTGGGGGCGATTGTTGCACAGAAATTCCCTGCAATGATTTCGCTGGTGAAGACGTGGAAGGGGACTTATCAACTGGTAATGCTTCCTCTGATGGCGTAGGAGACTTAGCTTCAGAATCGTTTTTTAACTCCAATAATTCTGAAGACTTTTTGGAAtttaatgctgttgctgttagaTTATTTGACCAGTTGAGTAGGTCAGCACTCACTGCTGAAAAGTCTAATTGAGTGCCAGCTAGACCGGAAGTACTAGCAATCTCTTCATCCAACTTAACTTCAGTTTCCTGCGATTTCTCACGATCGCGCTCCTTTTTTATTTCGGCAATTTTCTTCAGATAGGTCTTATCCTGTGTGGGACACTCCAAATGAACGCAGTGAAATATCTGTGTTAAAGTTAGAAATTTAGTAAAACCAACTAAACTAGGAGCACTTTACTTACCTCATTTGCCGTATTTCGTGTGCCCACAATGCGTATGTAGACTATGGGGCGTGGCTTGAAATGAAAGTTTTGCCAGGAGCGCACGTTCTCGTTACGCTTATCCACAACCATTTGCCAATTTTTGCGGTTCGTTGAAGTCTCAATATAGAAACTATAGGTGCGATCATCGCAATcccacagcagcagacgcATGGATCCCACATAATACGGCTGACCCAAACGCACCACAATCTCACCGCTGCCTAGCTGATGGCAAGTATAGCCCGAATCCCAATCATAGCGTGCAAAATCGCCATTAATCAGAGCATTGCGCGTACGACTAACGCCATCCGTAACAATGGCGCTCATCTCAATGGTCGCCACATTTGCCTTAGGTGCCACAAAGCCATAAACCAGCTTGGGAAAATTTGCTGTATGCATGGCTTCCAAGCCAACCACATGGAATacctaaataaaaaaaatactcaaGTTTAAACATTGAACACATATATGTTTTAATGATCAAACTCACCCGGTTAACTGTATTCTGAGTGCCCACGAGACGTATAAAGCGAACGGGACGCTCCTCGAAGTACAAATATTGCCAGGAGCGACAATGATACTCGCTGTAGTCCACTACACGCTCCCAATGGAGCTGATTGCCAGATACTTCAATAAAGTAGGAATAGGCACGACTATCGCGATCCCAAAGCAGCATACGTATGTGATTAATCATGCACATGGTGCCCAGCTCTACTACAATGCCGGCATCCTCATTTTCTGTGATGCAGTGCCTCGTATAGCCATGTTCCATATCATAGGAAGTAACATCGCCATCGAGCAGCGATGCACGGCATTCGCCTTGAATGCAACGtgataaatatttgcaggTGGCCACATTTTCCTCCGGCCACAGTGCAGCTCGATAGGGCAGCATCTTTGATGTGCTGCGTTCGTCAATTGCATCGAGTATCTTGTCTGGCTCCAGTATGCCTGAGGGTCGCACCACCTGCAGCAGATGCTCTAAATTCATAAGAGGCAGACGCACATAGTCTACAACGGTTTTGATGTCGATATCTGGATTATAGCGGCTCCATTTCCAAACAGCCAAAAAGATTTGCACCTCGGGCGCAAAAAAACAATCGCGACGTAGTACCTCCGCCAGCGATtcctttaaaaaataatacac is part of the Drosophila busckii strain San Diego stock center, stock number 13000-0081.31 chromosome X, ASM1175060v1, whole genome shotgun sequence genome and encodes:
- the LOC108606916 gene encoding uncharacterized protein LOC108606916, which translates into the protein MLQLTRLLMLAALLGLSLSQAQLATQPNLDLTRLLGTGRHGEPILTVLNRNLPQVQQMIDSHKQRCLSKLQLPANQRALIHEPKPTEQEKCLMECVFKSIRLMDGNKLNLQRVQQLASQVTDNNAMAVALSSTLAQSCNRLVRSSKPCEAAHQLNQCIAKHMERNRVKLSW
- the LOC108606917 gene encoding general odorant-binding protein 19d, which gives rise to MNSGITKLLLLLLLACSSAWLSLASADDEESASMTVDDVIKMIEFITDQCEPKPEREHLVELILSKDDAKHETKCLRSCMLKQFELMGASDTQFNEEKLAEAMNMMFSGREDDSKRIIGKCNQAPAGVTDECETSHSISMCIMREMRESNYEIPDIKE
- the LOC108606903 gene encoding general odorant-binding protein 19a is translated as MLHYHLLMLNCLLLGLPAAWSGATEEQMRAAGKLMRDVCFPKFSKVSEDMANAISNGNLLDDKDSKCYINCIMEMMQTMKKGKFQMESSLKQVDLLMPDEYKPSYRVGIAECKDVSNGIKNNCEASYTMLTCLKQKIPIFLFP
- the LOC108606918 gene encoding general odorant-binding protein 19d, with the translated sequence MSRTICLSMLLLLLVAAVAIQAKPHEELTKEHVHEVAEECKAESGASEDDVEHLMKHEPAATHEGKCLLACVMKKFEILDDAGKLSKEHALEMIKNLSKHGAEKDAAAEEIIDLCEAKDVPEDHCDAAAVYEDCIVAHMREHGISTEE
- the LOC108606902 gene encoding PDZ domain-containing protein 8, which codes for MEIPISNILLLCLIFLLIGGVIMILLQYLIFIKFSNLPDESEEQKQMNAKYTLPQNIKHTARHLKTQIEGNNCEHKDNHAQDSSALASLNFVMQFLFHEFKNSNRVRKWFYRKLSIELDELITKTTTGKLLDKLTIKELELGDQFPDIKSMSVHNVQLDEAEQRIENLDLLLDINYIGNFSTSIDADMVLGKKGSIMLKVKQLSGMARLQFTRRPYTHWSLSFLGDPELNLVIESKYQGRQMQSNITNLISNQIRKAVRRKHTLPNYKLRYKPFFHWTADEEANDCDIQPNGRLTVRVAELSRLMHWPGVAEVYCSITLAPVPFIEAQQRDNRHVLITLDVLVHKAKNQQIGIVFKQSSGQAVKIESVLPNTPACKSNLQSGDALVAIQGKPVSSIQQIAKVVKNLQSTVCSLRIERLIPGIIRNDAILEDLEKYDDLCDMRQQQQQQRLESEEQLTAELSAKHLAVKARGSNDSSLSGTPTNSPKKSNIIAKAIKKTMSRESPDTQKDRELREKPKVEEASVALEEVNYFYQHSTIDCAFKELIHMDDVCHFQLDANSRYLNVCVFGKCAGERVLLGYNNIQISQVLGECSETSLNQCLKQLALNPAALINSKTHVLSNQSGFNPNLCFGDITFGFSWLGNPNATASDSSAAAKSSSSSSSGKSQSPARNQASAVGAQDELSAGGDSNSLKSGTLSADSAISSGTRSSDASVSKAHNFIRTHFHRATQCDFCGKKIWLKDAMQCKDCAFCCHKKCIAKCQIATVCGPVDCISVGAISTQPGGNSVVVNKPEFTITQADYEEDFEGGREESPMEPALDVHRASLTGMLAQGIKRQASNLDIPGIVSTLTGTGSSSPQLNSKSLPPSPQHTPCSRKVSISEEATALSNRSSSVNPFELVTPQLAALGAECTTLSYEQVSLLTEPILRHARHEDLMNLAKSYSKQLYAESPPTERVHKINELLTNLKLALDAETEGYSDAEEATSQQHRMESKSEERVQALSIIMLYLCTGLQHAQGSVNA
- the LOC108606915 gene encoding serine/threonine-protein phosphatase 4 catalytic subunit, yielding MMSDYSDLDRQIEQLKRCEIIPENEVKSLCAKAREILVEEGNVQRVDSPVTVCGDIHGQFYDLKELFKVGGDVPEKNYLFMGDFVDRGYYSVETFLLLLALKVRYPDRITLIRGNHESRQITQVYGFYDECLRKYGSTAVWRYCTEIFDYLSLSAIIDGKIFCVHGGLSPSIQYLDQIRSIDRKQEVPHDGPMCDLLWSDPEDQTGWGVSPRGAGYLFGSDVVSQFNRTNDIDMICRAHQLVMEGFKWHFNETVLTVWSAPNYCYRCGNVAAILELNEYLHRDFVIFEAAPQESRGIPSKKPQADYFL